A genomic region of Aureimonas populi contains the following coding sequences:
- a CDS encoding MerR family transcriptional regulator, translating into MRIGELSRRTGVSIRSLRYYEEQNLLHPERMASGYRRYADPDVVRVQRIQSLLAAGLGTQKIDRILPCMMQHREELRLSCADLYDDLVAERKNLLDRIATLRASVNALDAIIAASPAT; encoded by the coding sequence ATGCGGATCGGTGAATTGTCGCGGCGAACCGGGGTGAGTATCCGGTCGCTACGATATTACGAGGAACAAAACCTGCTGCACCCCGAGCGGATGGCGAGCGGCTACCGGCGTTATGCCGATCCTGATGTGGTAAGGGTGCAGCGCATTCAGTCGCTGCTCGCAGCGGGGTTGGGTACGCAAAAGATCGACCGCATCCTGCCCTGTATGATGCAGCATCGCGAGGAACTGCGCCTGTCGTGTGCGGACCTCTATGACGATCTGGTTGCGGAGCGAAAGAACCTCCTTGATCGCATCGCGACCCTGCGTGCCTCGGTAAACGCTCTGGACGCGATTATTGCCGCCAGCCCGGCCACCTGA
- a CDS encoding GNAT family N-acetyltransferase: protein MVLSAPELLNAGHDVSHFSCGKPVLDHWLKTRALSNQQKGFTAVLVVHEDNRVVGYYGLAPTAVVPSVLPRSIRTGQPPDPVPCLLLGQLASDTAWTGQGIGTGLVKHALQRCVQAASLIGGRALMVNAVDEDAARFWDRRGFVRTKDDPLVLFRSIAAIAASLAEAE, encoded by the coding sequence GTGGTTCTATCGGCACCCGAGCTCCTCAACGCAGGGCACGACGTCTCACACTTCTCCTGCGGCAAGCCGGTGCTCGATCATTGGCTAAAGACGCGCGCGCTGTCGAACCAGCAGAAGGGTTTTACCGCCGTTCTCGTCGTTCACGAGGACAACCGGGTCGTCGGCTATTACGGCCTGGCACCGACCGCTGTCGTGCCGTCCGTCCTGCCGCGCTCGATCCGCACCGGGCAACCGCCGGACCCCGTGCCCTGTCTGCTTCTCGGTCAACTTGCGTCGGACACCGCCTGGACGGGGCAGGGCATCGGAACGGGTCTCGTCAAGCATGCGCTCCAGCGCTGCGTCCAGGCGGCGAGCCTGATCGGGGGACGGGCGCTGATGGTCAATGCGGTCGATGAGGACGCGGCTCGGTTTTGGGACAGGCGCGGCTTCGTTCGGACGAAAGACGATCCGCTCGTCCTCTTCCGCTCGATCGCGGCCATTGCCGCTTCCCTCGCCGAGGCGGAATGA
- a CDS encoding DUF1778 domain-containing protein produces the protein MATVTRKEYPLSMRLPEADVAMIDRAAALRGRSRTDFVRDAAVRAAEDVVMEAGLIRMSPEGFADFMETLSGPAATVPEMVELAKRPAPWEPGYAAKR, from the coding sequence ATGGCCACCGTTACCCGCAAGGAATACCCGCTCTCGATGCGTCTGCCAGAGGCCGACGTCGCGATGATCGATCGCGCGGCGGCACTGCGCGGCCGTTCGCGCACCGACTTCGTGCGCGACGCTGCCGTGCGGGCAGCAGAGGACGTGGTCATGGAGGCCGGACTGATCCGTATGAGCCCGGAAGGGTTTGCGGACTTCATGGAGACGCTGTCCGGCCCGGCCGCTACCGTTCCCGAGATGGTCGAGCTTGCCAAGCGGCCAGCGCCTTGGGAGCCAGGCTACGCCGCCAAGCGCTGA